A window of Chthoniobacterales bacterium contains these coding sequences:
- a CDS encoding ATPase, which translates to MSGSIHIGLAALGAALGVGLIGMKAAEAVGRNPGAATQILVQAILSTAFAEGIVFFAIYLAKGQ; encoded by the coding sequence ATGAGCGGTAGCATTCACATCGGTCTGGCAGCGCTCGGCGCCGCTCTCGGCGTGGGTCTTATCGGTATGAAGGCCGCAGAGGCAGTCGGTCGCAACCCCGGAGCTGCCACGCAGATCCTGGTGCAGGCGATCTTGAGCACGGCGTTCGCGGAAGGCATTGTCTTCTTCGCGATCTACCTCGCCAAAGGTCAGTAA
- the atpF gene encoding F0F1 ATP synthase subunit B produces MTSHFFLAQANGGMLDSAKDTAHAFGFEWHLFLSQCISFAIVAILLQKFAYKPILNILEERRQRIAEGLANADKIKAQLAESEVRYQQILSKANSEAQRVIDEALAIAGSAGEKERQKAISEAEQIIAKAREATSLEHSQMLSQLKRELGRLVIDTTSKVTGKVLTAEDQQRLTEESTRSVSVI; encoded by the coding sequence ATGACTTCCCATTTCTTTCTGGCCCAAGCCAATGGCGGCATGCTCGATTCCGCCAAGGACACCGCCCATGCCTTCGGCTTCGAGTGGCATCTGTTTCTCTCGCAATGCATTAGCTTCGCGATCGTTGCGATTCTACTTCAGAAGTTTGCCTACAAACCGATCCTCAACATTCTCGAGGAACGCCGCCAGCGCATCGCCGAAGGCCTCGCCAATGCCGACAAGATCAAGGCGCAACTCGCCGAGTCGGAAGTGCGTTATCAGCAGATTCTTTCCAAGGCCAACAGCGAGGCCCAGCGCGTGATCGACGAAGCCCTCGCGATCGCCGGTTCCGCTGGTGAAAAAGAGCGCCAGAAGGCTATCTCCGAAGCCGAGCAAATCATTGCCAAGGCTCGCGAAGCCACCTCTCTCGAACACAGCCAGATGCTGAGCCAGCTCAAGCGCGAACTCGGCCGCCTCGTCATCGACACCACTTCGAAGGTCACCGGCAAAGTTCTCACCGCAGAAGACCAGCAGCGCCTGACCGAGGAAAGCACTCGCAGCGTCAGCGTTATCTAA
- a CDS encoding F0F1 ATP synthase subunit delta: MKLSKDSRKTSKQLFQASFVDGRLDSQRLLQATALVIERKPRNYTGILKEIQRQVRLETAKSHVVIDSALNLSTQELDRVLGDLRAKYGNDLTSELHIKPELIGGLRIQIGSDVYDGSVSGRLAHLEKTLAA; the protein is encoded by the coding sequence ATGAAGCTGTCCAAAGATTCCCGCAAAACCTCCAAGCAGCTTTTTCAGGCCAGCTTCGTCGATGGACGGCTGGATTCCCAGCGGCTGCTGCAGGCGACGGCTTTGGTCATCGAACGTAAACCCCGCAATTACACGGGCATCCTCAAGGAAATCCAGCGCCAAGTCCGGCTCGAAACGGCCAAAAGCCACGTCGTGATCGACAGCGCGCTGAATCTTTCCACCCAGGAACTGGACCGGGTGTTGGGCGATCTCCGGGCCAAATACGGCAACGATCTGACCAGCGAACTCCACATTAAACCCGAACTCATCGGCGGTCTGCGCATTCAGATTGGCAGTGATGTTTACGACGGCAGCGTGAGCGGACGCCTCGCCCATCTCGAAAAAACCCTCGCCGCCTGA